One genomic segment of Sorex araneus isolate mSorAra2 chromosome X, mSorAra2.pri, whole genome shotgun sequence includes these proteins:
- the LOC129399688 gene encoding thymosin beta-10-like isoform X4, producing MRIVWNTPRSRLLRREWERRTALEGTPRALQKMADKPDMGEIASFDKAKLKKTETQEKNTLPTKETIEQEKRSEIS from the exons ATGCGCATTGTATGGAAT acgcCCAGGTCTCGGCTGCTGCGGCGCGAGTGGGAGCGGCGGACGGCGCTGGAGGGAACCCCACGGGCTTTGCAGAAAATGGCAGACAAACCGGACATGGGGGAGATCGCCAGCTTCGACAAGGCCAAGCTGAAGAAGACGGAGACGCAGGAGAAGAACACCCTGCCGACCAAAGAGACCATCGAGCAGGAGAAGCGGAGTGAGATTTCCTAa
- the LOC129399688 gene encoding formin-2-like isoform X2: MVAEASTRTVTPTLPLRPWTGLEKDEAGSRLQLASSRLPLSLLSRAGAAAARPEGDAPHPPRPPGAATCCSPSLRCALYGMQKNVALSNCRREIQRNCERHMILCVRTHRRGQAPPAPRGPLDPAASAQKTTLRRWRSGLRRTAEHLPRTCEALGSSPTHTCVHTGSLSLSQRGPCEGAPAGQPLPAWTGSCASSRHRGWTGPRALASGAGLCPCSDPRTRPPPPLVGTARGTVGREPGFRPPPCCPGLRFPPQGKCGPGGGVGDPLPARASPCHCPPRGPPAPSLRASARPPQKPVCGLRRCWRGLAPPPPAQPFSPQWHLCSPTDQAGFLEHLLLWWGVGWVTHTVVLGLVLPPD; the protein is encoded by the exons ATGGTGGCTGAGGCGTCCACTCGCACGGTCACTCCAACTCTGCCGCTCCGGCCGTGGACGGGCCTGGAGAAGGACGAGGCCGGCTCGCGCCTCCAGCTTGCTTCTTCCCGTTTGCCCCTCAGCCTGCTCAGCCGAGCTGGTGCCGCCGCGGCCCGGCCCGAGGGTgatgccccccacccgccccgcccgcccggggccgCCACCTGCTGTAGCCCCTCACTGAGATGCGCATTGTATGGAAT GCAGAAAAATGTTGCACTGAGCAACTGTCGAAGGGAAATACAAAGAAACTGTGAAAGACACATGATTCTCTGTGTCCGGACACACCGCAGGGGCCAGGCCCCGCCCGCACCCCGGGGACCCCTGGATCCCGCGGCTTCAGCCCAAAAGACAACACTCAGGAGGTGGCGCTCTGGGCTGCGGCGCACTGctgagcacttgcctcgcacgtgtGAGGCGCTGGGTTCAAGccccacacacacgtgtgtgcacacggGCTCACTCTCGCTCAGCCAGCGGGGCCCGTGTGAGGGAGCCCCGGCGGGGCAGCCGCTGCCAGCATGGACGGGCAGCTGCGCGTCCTCACGGCACAGGGGGTGGACGGGCCCACGAGCCCTGGCGTCTGGGGCTGGACTCTGTCCTTGCAGTGACCCACGGActcggcctcccccaccccttgttGGCACGGCCCGTGGCACTGTGGGTAGGGAGCCCGGCTTCCGGCCCCCGCCCTGCTGTCCAGGGCTGCGTTTCCCACCCCAGGGCAAGTGTGggcctggaggtggggtgggcgaCCCTCTCCCTGCACGGGCGTCCCCTTGCCACTGCCCACCTcggggacccccagcaccaagccTTCGGGCAAGTGCCCGGCCCCCTCAGAAGCCAGTGTGTGGACTCCGACGGTGCTGGCGGGGGCTGGCACCTCCCCCGCCCGCGCAGCCCTTCAGCCCCCAATGGCACCTTTGTTCCCCGACAGATCAAGCGGGATTTCTTGAGCATCTTTtgctttggtggggggtgggttgggtcacacacacggtggtgctggggctggtccTGCCACCGGACTGA
- the LOC129399688 gene encoding formin-2-like isoform X1 has protein sequence MVAEASTRTVTPTLPLRPWTGLEKDEAGSRLQLASSRLPLSLLSRAGAAAARPEGDAPHPPRPPGAATCCSPSLRCALYGIRQKNVALSNCRREIQRNCERHMILCVRTHRRGQAPPAPRGPLDPAASAQKTTLRRWRSGLRRTAEHLPRTCEALGSSPTHTCVHTGSLSLSQRGPCEGAPAGQPLPAWTGSCASSRHRGWTGPRALASGAGLCPCSDPRTRPPPPLVGTARGTVGREPGFRPPPCCPGLRFPPQGKCGPGGGVGDPLPARASPCHCPPRGPPAPSLRASARPPQKPVCGLRRCWRGLAPPPPAQPFSPQWHLCSPTDQAGFLEHLLLWWGVGWVTHTVVLGLVLPPD, from the exons ATGGTGGCTGAGGCGTCCACTCGCACGGTCACTCCAACTCTGCCGCTCCGGCCGTGGACGGGCCTGGAGAAGGACGAGGCCGGCTCGCGCCTCCAGCTTGCTTCTTCCCGTTTGCCCCTCAGCCTGCTCAGCCGAGCTGGTGCCGCCGCGGCCCGGCCCGAGGGTgatgccccccacccgccccgcccgcccggggccgCCACCTGCTGTAGCCCCTCACTGAGATGCGCATTGTATGGAAT CAGGCAGAAAAATGTTGCACTGAGCAACTGTCGAAGGGAAATACAAAGAAACTGTGAAAGACACATGATTCTCTGTGTCCGGACACACCGCAGGGGCCAGGCCCCGCCCGCACCCCGGGGACCCCTGGATCCCGCGGCTTCAGCCCAAAAGACAACACTCAGGAGGTGGCGCTCTGGGCTGCGGCGCACTGctgagcacttgcctcgcacgtgtGAGGCGCTGGGTTCAAGccccacacacacgtgtgtgcacacggGCTCACTCTCGCTCAGCCAGCGGGGCCCGTGTGAGGGAGCCCCGGCGGGGCAGCCGCTGCCAGCATGGACGGGCAGCTGCGCGTCCTCACGGCACAGGGGGTGGACGGGCCCACGAGCCCTGGCGTCTGGGGCTGGACTCTGTCCTTGCAGTGACCCACGGActcggcctcccccaccccttgttGGCACGGCCCGTGGCACTGTGGGTAGGGAGCCCGGCTTCCGGCCCCCGCCCTGCTGTCCAGGGCTGCGTTTCCCACCCCAGGGCAAGTGTGggcctggaggtggggtgggcgaCCCTCTCCCTGCACGGGCGTCCCCTTGCCACTGCCCACCTcggggacccccagcaccaagccTTCGGGCAAGTGCCCGGCCCCCTCAGAAGCCAGTGTGTGGACTCCGACGGTGCTGGCGGGGGCTGGCACCTCCCCCGCCCGCGCAGCCCTTCAGCCCCCAATGGCACCTTTGTTCCCCGACAGATCAAGCGGGATTTCTTGAGCATCTTTtgctttggtggggggtgggttgggtcacacacacggtggtgctggggctggtccTGCCACCGGACTGA
- the LOC129399688 gene encoding uncharacterized protein LOC129399688 isoform X3 yields the protein MVAEASTRTVTPTLPLRPWTGLEKDEAGSRLQLASSRLPLSLLSRAGAAAARPEGDAPHPPRPPGAATCCSPSLRCALYGIGEAGPSVDLYFGAATPRSRLLRREWERRTALEGTPRALQKMADKPDMGEIASFDKAKLKKTETQEKNTLPTKETIEQEKRSEIS from the exons ATGGTGGCTGAGGCGTCCACTCGCACGGTCACTCCAACTCTGCCGCTCCGGCCGTGGACGGGCCTGGAGAAGGACGAGGCCGGCTCGCGCCTCCAGCTTGCTTCTTCCCGTTTGCCCCTCAGCCTGCTCAGCCGAGCTGGTGCCGCCGCGGCCCGGCCCGAGGGTgatgccccccacccgccccgcccgcccggggccgCCACCTGCTGTAGCCCCTCACTGAGATGCGCATTGTATGGAAT AGGTGAGGCTGGACCTTCTGTGGACCTTTACTTCGGGGCGGCG acgcCCAGGTCTCGGCTGCTGCGGCGCGAGTGGGAGCGGCGGACGGCGCTGGAGGGAACCCCACGGGCTTTGCAGAAAATGGCAGACAAACCGGACATGGGGGAGATCGCCAGCTTCGACAAGGCCAAGCTGAAGAAGACGGAGACGCAGGAGAAGAACACCCTGCCGACCAAAGAGACCATCGAGCAGGAGAAGCGGAGTGAGATTTCCTAa